One region of Streptomyces davaonensis JCM 4913 genomic DNA includes:
- a CDS encoding pectate lyase family protein produces MNSQVWHGHAIGRTVVLAGCVSLVLGVTGAGVSVGAAQAGSARDLGREVLAAGDGWASEGAGTTGGSAADAAHVYTVSTWAEFKAALAEDGTAPRIIKVKGMIDAVSEGCDALAAEGYDFQRYLADYDPAVWGHDTPVSGEQEELRAASAVNQDKMIKANVPADTTIVGVGRDSGIRGGSLQIKAVDNVILRNLTIEAPVDCFPQWDPTDDNKTGAWNSEYDGVVVHGSTHVWVDHNTLTDGRYPDSALPEYFGKVYQQHDGLVDVVRGGNFVTVSWNSFNDHDKTMLIGNSDSAGSTDTGKLKVTLHHNRFEGIVERAPRVRFGQVDSYNNHFVVTGGQKFGYVFGIGASSQLHATDNAFTLASGVSTGKVLKKWNEAPLTAENNYVNGKPTDLIAVHNAEIPAETLRSGAGWTPTLRTKVDHPRAVPGIVDHRAGAGRIC; encoded by the coding sequence ATGAACTCACAGGTATGGCATGGGCATGCCATAGGGAGAACCGTCGTACTGGCGGGCTGCGTCTCGCTCGTCCTCGGTGTCACCGGAGCCGGTGTCAGTGTCGGTGCCGCCCAGGCCGGGTCGGCCCGTGACCTCGGGCGTGAGGTGCTCGCCGCCGGGGACGGGTGGGCCTCGGAGGGCGCCGGGACCACCGGCGGTTCGGCCGCCGACGCAGCGCATGTGTACACCGTGTCCACCTGGGCGGAGTTCAAGGCCGCGCTCGCGGAGGATGGCACCGCGCCCCGGATCATCAAGGTCAAGGGCATGATCGACGCCGTCTCCGAGGGCTGTGACGCGCTCGCGGCGGAGGGGTACGACTTCCAGCGGTACCTCGCCGACTACGACCCCGCGGTGTGGGGGCACGACACCCCCGTCAGCGGTGAGCAGGAGGAGCTGCGGGCCGCGTCGGCCGTCAACCAGGACAAGATGATCAAGGCCAATGTGCCCGCCGACACCACCATCGTGGGCGTGGGCCGGGACTCCGGGATCCGGGGCGGCAGCCTTCAGATCAAGGCCGTCGACAATGTGATCCTTCGGAACCTCACCATCGAGGCCCCGGTCGACTGCTTCCCGCAGTGGGACCCGACCGACGACAACAAGACCGGCGCCTGGAACTCCGAGTACGACGGGGTCGTGGTCCACGGCTCCACCCATGTGTGGGTCGACCACAACACGCTGACCGACGGCCGCTATCCCGACAGCGCGTTGCCGGAGTACTTCGGCAAGGTCTACCAGCAGCACGACGGCCTGGTGGACGTGGTGCGCGGCGGCAACTTCGTGACCGTGTCCTGGAACTCCTTCAACGACCACGACAAGACCATGCTGATCGGCAACAGCGACAGCGCGGGCTCGACCGACACCGGCAAGCTTAAGGTCACCCTTCACCACAACCGCTTCGAGGGCATCGTGGAGCGGGCGCCGCGCGTCCGGTTCGGGCAGGTCGACTCGTACAACAACCACTTCGTGGTGACCGGCGGGCAGAAGTTCGGCTACGTCTTCGGCATCGGCGCCTCCTCCCAACTGCACGCCACCGACAACGCCTTCACGCTGGCGTCCGGGGTGAGCACCGGCAAGGTGCTGAAGAAGTGGAACGAGGCGCCGCTCACCGCCGAGAACAACTACGTCAACGGCAAGCCGACGGATCTGATCGCCGTGCACAACGCGGAGATCCCCGCCGAGACCCTCCGGTCCGGAGCGGGCTGGACGCCCACCCTGCGCACCAAGGTCGACCACCCGCGGGCGGTCCCGGGCATCGTCGACCACCGTGCGGGCGCCGGCCGCATCTGCTGA
- a CDS encoding pectinesterase family protein translates to MRRRTLLAGLTAGLVATGAGPVLASGRHVLHVRPGDYVQAAVDAVTGRPGCTIVIHPGIYREVVKVPTEAVELTLRGATRDPRDVVIVYDNANGTQKPDGSGTYGTAGSATFTSAAPGLTVRDLTLANDWLRADHPEITGTQAVAAYVTADRSSFDNVRLLAHQDTLFVDTTALDVFDRQYFHRCYIEGDVDFVFGRATAVFEHCHFHTVQRDVNFTPKGMVFAPSTARANPHGILALRSRITSAAEDAAYKLARPWVPSYETTAWSSLVVRDTWIGPGVDPVAPYTNMREAYPWQTMRFREFANSGPGAVISVPENRPQLAAAEAEAHTKRAYLGDWRP, encoded by the coding sequence ATGCGCCGTCGCACCCTGCTGGCGGGCCTGACCGCGGGTCTCGTGGCGACCGGCGCCGGACCGGTTCTCGCCAGTGGCCGCCACGTCCTGCACGTCCGCCCGGGTGACTACGTCCAGGCGGCCGTGGACGCGGTCACCGGCCGACCCGGCTGCACGATCGTCATCCACCCGGGGATTTATCGAGAAGTCGTCAAAGTTCCCACCGAAGCCGTCGAGTTGACCCTGCGCGGCGCAACCCGCGACCCGCGCGACGTCGTCATCGTGTACGACAACGCCAACGGCACCCAGAAGCCGGACGGTTCGGGCACCTACGGCACCGCGGGTTCGGCGACCTTCACCTCGGCCGCCCCCGGACTCACCGTCCGCGACCTCACCCTCGCCAACGACTGGCTGCGCGCCGACCACCCCGAGATCACCGGCACCCAGGCGGTCGCGGCGTACGTGACCGCGGACCGGTCGAGCTTCGACAACGTCCGCCTCCTGGCCCATCAGGACACCCTCTTCGTCGACACGACCGCCCTGGACGTCTTCGATCGGCAGTACTTCCACCGCTGCTACATCGAGGGCGACGTCGACTTCGTCTTCGGCCGGGCCACCGCCGTCTTCGAGCACTGTCACTTCCACACCGTGCAGCGGGACGTGAACTTCACCCCCAAAGGGATGGTCTTCGCCCCCTCCACGGCCCGCGCCAACCCCCACGGCATCCTCGCGCTCCGCTCCCGCATCACCTCCGCCGCCGAAGACGCGGCGTACAAACTGGCACGGCCCTGGGTGCCGTCGTACGAGACGACCGCCTGGTCCTCGCTGGTGGTGCGGGACACCTGGATCGGTCCCGGTGTCGATCCCGTCGCGCCGTACACCAACATGCGGGAGGCCTACCCCTGGCAGACCATGCGCTTCAGGGAGTTCGCCAACTCCGGCCCGGGGGCCGTGATTTCCGTCCCCGAGAACCGTCCGCAACTCGCCGCCGCAGAAGCCGAGGCACACACCAAGCGTGCCTACCTGGGCGACTGGCGGCCGTAA
- a CDS encoding right-handed parallel beta-helix repeat-containing protein, translating into MSRRTALPLTAALALGVGLAVLPTQAQAATVVVDTTAELTSAISGATAGTVIQVRGGTYYPTATLQSTANGSSSNRIYLQAYGSETVKIDGSSLPDGDWIFKLTADHWNVSNLTFQNSPDSAVVCQSCAGTVWSNVKTINGGDSGFTLTGDGTTNNTVKNLDSYGHYDSANHGENADGIAVKYGSGSGNLITGARLYNNSDDGLDFWSFSSPVTVEHTWAFGNGVNRWSDSAFAGDGNGYKLGGDGEVVAHVVNNSAAWGNAGNGFTENSNTGAIVINRTTSYANSKWGYYFATGAGKLGRNLAVSNGGGSVNKGSSVTSYMNNWDSGVATPAFVSTNAATTYNARQSDGSLPVTTFLTTGSTTIGATMN; encoded by the coding sequence ATGTCTCGTCGCACCGCTCTCCCCCTCACCGCCGCCCTCGCGCTCGGCGTCGGACTGGCCGTCCTCCCCACCCAGGCCCAGGCCGCGACCGTGGTCGTCGACACCACCGCCGAGCTGACCAGCGCGATCTCCGGCGCCACCGCCGGGACCGTCATCCAGGTGCGCGGCGGCACCTACTACCCGACGGCCACCCTCCAGTCGACCGCCAACGGAAGCTCCTCGAACCGGATCTACCTCCAGGCGTACGGCAGCGAGACCGTGAAGATCGACGGCTCCTCGCTGCCCGACGGTGACTGGATCTTCAAGCTGACGGCCGACCACTGGAACGTCTCCAACCTCACCTTCCAGAACTCCCCGGACAGCGCCGTCGTCTGCCAGTCCTGCGCCGGTACCGTCTGGAGCAACGTCAAGACCATCAACGGCGGCGACTCCGGCTTCACCCTCACCGGGGACGGGACCACGAACAACACCGTCAAGAACCTCGATTCCTACGGCCATTACGACTCCGCCAACCACGGGGAGAACGCCGACGGGATCGCCGTGAAGTACGGCTCCGGGAGCGGAAACCTGATCACCGGGGCCCGGCTCTACAACAACTCCGATGACGGGCTGGACTTCTGGTCCTTCTCCTCGCCCGTCACCGTCGAACACACCTGGGCCTTCGGCAACGGCGTCAACCGCTGGTCCGACTCCGCCTTCGCGGGCGACGGCAACGGCTACAAGCTGGGCGGCGACGGAGAGGTCGTCGCGCACGTCGTCAACAACTCCGCGGCCTGGGGCAACGCGGGCAACGGCTTCACCGAGAACTCCAACACCGGGGCGATCGTCATCAACCGCACCACGTCCTACGCCAACTCCAAGTGGGGCTACTACTTCGCCACCGGCGCGGGCAAGCTCGGCCGCAACCTGGCCGTCTCCAACGGCGGTGGCTCGGTGAACAAGGGCTCCTCGGTCACCTCGTACATGAACAACTGGGACTCCGGGGTGGCCACGCCGGCCTTCGTCTCCACCAACGCCGCCACCACCTACAACGCCCGCCAGTCCGACGGCTCGCTACCCGTGACCACGTTCCTGACCACGGGCAGCACCACCATCGGCGCGACGATGAACTGA
- a CDS encoding pectinesterase family protein, protein MQLPLSRRGFLVASAGAAAALGAVSPAQAAPGPRPFGRYGSPAARLSPTTLYVDPHGRGDHTTVQSAVTAATGSGWTLVLAPGTYRETVAVDPTRTDMTWLGAGDDPRDVVIVYDNAAGTPRPDGSGTYGTTGSATTTVRADGFTARRITFANDWLRAEHPGISGTQAVATKVTGDRSAFHHCRFLGHQDTLYADTNSLTVFARQYFAHCYAEGDVDFVFGRSTAVFEHCHFRTLTRTDLGSAPYGFVFAPSTAGANPLGHLVTRSRVSSEAPDAYYKLARPWVPSSDRTARPMLTVRDTVLGPGIDAVAPYANMSNDYPWQNQRFAEYHNTGPGATISVPENRPQLAPEQAASANRAAYLGDWEPWKEDC, encoded by the coding sequence ATGCAACTCCCCCTGTCCAGACGGGGATTCCTGGTGGCAAGCGCGGGAGCGGCCGCCGCCCTCGGCGCAGTATCCCCCGCCCAGGCCGCCCCCGGCCCCCGGCCCTTCGGCCGGTACGGCTCACCCGCCGCCCGGCTCTCCCCGACCACCCTCTACGTCGACCCGCACGGCCGCGGCGACCACACCACCGTGCAGTCCGCCGTGACCGCCGCCACCGGGAGCGGCTGGACGCTGGTCCTCGCGCCGGGCACCTACCGGGAGACCGTCGCCGTCGACCCCACCCGCACCGACATGACCTGGCTCGGCGCCGGCGACGACCCCCGGGACGTCGTCATCGTCTACGACAACGCCGCCGGCACCCCGAGGCCCGACGGCTCCGGCACCTACGGCACCACCGGCTCGGCCACCACGACCGTGCGCGCCGACGGATTCACCGCCCGCCGGATCACCTTCGCCAACGACTGGCTGCGCGCCGAACACCCCGGCATCAGCGGCACCCAGGCCGTCGCCACCAAGGTCACGGGCGACCGCTCCGCCTTCCACCACTGCCGCTTCCTCGGCCACCAGGACACCCTGTACGCCGACACCAACTCGCTCACCGTCTTCGCCCGGCAGTACTTCGCGCACTGCTACGCCGAGGGCGACGTCGACTTCGTGTTCGGGCGGTCCACCGCCGTCTTCGAGCACTGCCACTTCCGTACGCTGACCCGCACCGACCTGGGCTCCGCCCCGTACGGCTTCGTCTTCGCGCCCTCGACGGCGGGCGCCAACCCGCTCGGCCACCTGGTCACCAGGAGCCGCGTGAGCAGCGAGGCCCCGGACGCCTACTACAAGCTGGCCCGCCCCTGGGTGCCCAGCTCCGACCGCACGGCCCGGCCGATGCTCACCGTCCGGGACACGGTGCTCGGCCCCGGCATCGACGCGGTCGCGCCCTACGCCAACATGTCGAACGACTACCCGTGGCAGAACCAGCGGTTCGCGGAGTACCACAACACCGGCCCCGGCGCGACGATCTCCGTCCCCGAGAACCGGCCCCAACTCGCCCCAGAACAGGCCGCGTCGGCGAACCGTGCCGCGTACCTCGGGGACTGGGAGCCGTGGAAGGAGGACTGCTGA